TGATCGAAATGTGGGCTTTTTACCAGTTCAACCCGATTATCTGCTTCCCAATTCCTTCATATTATATTATGGTTTTATAGAGGTGTAAACAAATACTATTAAAATCTAATTTTTCAGGTTTAATACCTGCAACAAAGAAGTTATGTTAATAGACATTTCTAATAATGGTTTAGGATGCTTAAAGGGCTTCCTATTATCTTTACCATAATAACCATGTTTCACCTTAAATGTACTTATTTAACTTAATGTGGTATGCTTATCCGTAAGCACTTTAAATAATTTTAGTAAATTACTTGTATCTCTACTATTACTTGTGGTAGGTGTTAATACCGAAAAAGGAGATCAAAATGAAAACTAAAGCTAAAATTATAGGGACAAAGTACAATACGGACTATATACGTCCTAGATATGGTGTTAAACTTGAAACACTTGAAGGTAAGTTTTTAATTATCGATTTTGATTACACGGAAACACCTAAGCTGAAAAGCTATACGCCACGCAGTGTGTATTATGATGGGAAAGACTATGGTTCCAAGCTATCTTGGTACACAAAAGCAGTGGAAAATATGACAGTTCAGAAGTTCTTAGCTAATATTGCGGATAAACTGGATAAAAAATATTTACCTACGTTAAGTAAATAATATAAATATTAAAGACTATGCCTATTATAAAGTGTAGTTATGAACGGCTATCATTAGCCGTTTTTTTTATTGATTTATTAATAAGAAGGGAATGAAAAATACCAAATACGCTAATAAAACTACTCTTTAATATTTATTTTTACGAACAAGGCTTATTCCCTTCTTCACTGTACGAATACATATCATTTTATTTAACAGTTTAATGTCTGCCACATTTAAAATATGTTGTATAGTACAGCAAGTCAAGAATAAGCCCAAATTCCTCCTATATATGGTTAATTCATGCAGAAAATTCCCACACTAATTAATAACTCTTTAGGACCCTTAATATATAAAGGTTAATCCCGTTTTCTTCTGCCCCAGTACTGATAATAATCTGTTTTGATGAAGCCGTTGAAGAGCTTGCGCTTCTTCGTTGCTTTTTTGCCGTATTGTTCTTCAAATTCTTCATCTGATGTCAGCATGTAAATGGACCATGTTTCAAGCGGTTCGAATGCTTGTCCCATTTCACGGTACATCCTTTGCACTGATGGCTTGTCGCCTAAACGCTCTCCATACGGAGGGTTGCCAACAATTACACCATTTTCCTTAGGTGTTGTAAAGTCTCTTACTTGCATTTGCTTGAATTGGACTAAATCACCAAGTCCAGCCTCAAAAGCATTTTCCTCGGCGATTTTGACCATTTTATGGTCAATGTCAGTGCCTGTTATGTCAAGAGGCTGATCATAGTTTGCCAAGTCTTCTGCTTCCATTCTCACTTCATCCCATAGCTTTGCGCTCATCCAATCCCATTCCTCGGATAAGAACTCACGGTTAAAGCCAGGAGCGATATTCTGCCCGATTAAGGCTGCTTCTATCGGAATCGTGCCAGATCCGCAGAATGGATCGACAAATGGACGGTCTGGTGTCCAGTTTGTTAGCTGTATCAAGGCTGCTGCAAGTGTTTCTTTAATCGGCGCTTCTCCTTGTCCAGTCCGGTAGCCTCTGCGGTGTAGTCCGTGCCCAGATGTATCTATTGTTAATGTAGCTACATCTTTTAATATACTGACTTCTAGTTTGAACAGTGGGCCATTTTCTTCAAGCCAGCCTGTTTTTTTATAATGTGTACTCAAAGATTGAACAATCGCTTTTTTGACGATTGCCTGACAGTCTGAAACACTGAAAAGTTTTGATTTTACTGATTTTCCTGCTACTGGAAATTGAGCGTTTACAGGAAGATAGTCATGCCAGTTCAATGCCTTTGTCTTTTCAAACAATTCATCAAAGGTAGTTGCCTTAAACTCGCCGACAACAATTTTAACTCGGTCTGCTGTCCGCAGCCACATATTGCTTCTTGCGATTGCTTTTTCATCACCTTTGAAATGCACTTTGCCGTTATCTACCGTACACTCGTAGCCAAGATCTCTAACCTCTTTCGCTACAATTGCCTCCAGCCCCATTGCAGCTGTTGCAACCAATGAATATTTTTTCATACTTTCACCTATTTTCTAAAAAATAACTAATTATGTATATCACTTATTATGTCCATTTGGCATCTGCCATTATCATTTATCTTCAAATAAAAAGATGACCTTATGTTTACCTGATTGAAACAGAGTAAACATCAGAGTCACCTTGTGCTATTTTTATCATCATAATGTAATCAACATTAACGCTTTATAAGCCATGTTCTGTTCCTTTGTACTGTAACGACCTTAAAGGCCTCGTATAAAGGCGGTAATCATCTATCTACAGATTATAAATCTGTCCTTCTCCTCGTTTAGTTCCTCAGAGAAAGTTCCCCTACCAAAATTTGGGTTTCTCGCTCGCGGGGTTTACCTCGTTCCACCCTTTTCATTTCTGAAAAGGCTCCGTCACTGTGGCACTTTCAAGGTATTCATGCCATATCCTATAAGGACTTAGGCATTTTCCCTGCCGTCAGCATAAAATATGCTGCCCTAGCTTATTTTTTGGCTAGGCACGAACACTACAGGCATCTCAGCCTGTGCGAGCATGGACTTTCCTCTACAAACAATGTTTGCAGCGATTACCAAAGCGTTGTTATTGATACATTTGCTATTATAGTATGTCCAGCTGATAATAGCAATAGCAGATTCTGGATTTTCTAATTCATTTCAAATCAATCATATAGCTTGCTTCCAAATACATGCTTTTCCAGATTGGAAAGTCTTTTTAAAATATCAAAGTTAGTTGTGCCCGCAGTAGTTGTTGGCGCCTGCGGTCTTTTGGAACTTTCGTCAACCTGTCTTTTTAAGCGCATATTCTCCTGCTGCAGCTCTTCAATTTCTTGATGTAATGTTTCATAATCCTTTATAACCAAGTCTAAAAATTGGTCTACTTCTTCTGGTTTATATCCTCGCATTGCCGTTTTAAATTCCTTCTCGAGAATATCTTTTGCCGTTAACTTAATCTTATCTGATAGCATCATATTCCGCTCACCTCAGTCAATTGCCGTATTAAATTAATTTTTCCAGACATTTAGCGATTTGTCAATTTTTCTAGAAGAAGTCTTTATTAAATTCTTCTTCCTCCACAATTGCCTGCAGATCATAAAAACTGATTAATCGAATGTCGTAATCATTTCTTTCCTTATATTGTACTGCAAGTTCGTATAAATATTTAGGGTTTCCCGTTTTTTCTGTATCATAAAACAGTAGTAATGCATCGCTTTTTTGCAAAAGAAATACATTTTTCATCCGAAACTGGTTCGGACTTTCGTATTCTTTTTTTGATACAGAGTCGACATAGTCTGCCTGCATCAATATTTCTTCATACCATTCTTTATTTTCTTCCTTCCAGCTTTGCTCCTGATTTAAAAATGGGGTGACTACTCCAAGCTTTAGTTCAGGATGACCATTTAACTGCAAATCATAGACGACCTCCGCCGCCCAAAGCTCTGTTCCCAACTGACCGCTGATGAGCACCCATTCAAGGCCCTCCTCAAGCAATTGTTCCAGTTCTTTTCTTATCGCTTTTTTTATGTATTCTACAGCAGGGTCATTTTTTTTAAACAGACCAATTTCGAATGGCTTATATCCTGAAATAGCAGCTACTTTCATTTTGTCCATTCCCTTGTCTATAAACTTCTTATTTTTTCAGTTCATGTTTAACCTTAACTAATCTATTTCTGTTCCTTTTAAAAAATGACCTTTTCATTTGCAAAATATTGTAAAAAATAACCTTAACCTTCCTTAAGAAACATTATAAGCATTTTTGGCAAAAAGAGAAATTTTTTTCCCTCACTTCATATCAAATGGCTGCCGAGTAAGGAATCGGCAGCCACGGATTATTAATAATTATTATCTTCTAGGAAAACCGCCTGGGAAACCACCTGGTCCTCCTGGAAAACCGCCTTGGCCACCTGGGAATCCACCTGGTCCTCCTGGCGCTGCTCCAGGATAAGCTAATCCAGTAGCTGTAAATGGTACGCCACCAGGTTGTGCAGGTTGTTGAGGCACCGGAAACGGAACTGGCGCTGGCCCCATATTTGCTTGCGTATTTGTCACCACATTCTGAACAGATTGTGTGTGCGGGAAATAATGCTGATGCTCATAATTCACGTGATTTACCGTCGTTGTATGGGATGGGTGAATATGAGGAACAATATTGTTTTGGAACGTGTTATTTACACAGCATTTCGTTGGGTGTACAACAGCAGGCAGTACATTAGGTTTGCAATGCATATTAAAATCTCCTCTCCATTCTTTAAGTTTTATTATCTTACAGTAACAACTTATGTTGGGAGAGGTAATCTTGTACTAATACAAACACCTAAATTTCCACTCTTTTTAAAGCTTATAATAATGCGTATAAATTTTCTTTTAAAGATGAAAATAAAATGGCTGTCAGGCAAACGACGACAAAAAACATGAACATTACAACTTTATACAACATGCACACTCCAATAACTCATAAAATAGGATAAACTTTAATCTTATCTTATTTTAATAGGAATGGGGCTGCTAGACAACAAGGTAAATAGTGGCTTTTTCAATTTCTAATTAGGCTAATATACCCATTTTCTTGCACAAACGGTTTTTCCTCTTATAAACATCTGTCATAATTCGTGTATTTTCAGCAATTTTCGTGCCTTCTATCAATTTATGGGCACGGGTTGTATATTCTAATGCCTTTTTATATTCTTTTAATTTATGTTCATAAAGCTTTGCAGCCTCTATATAAGACTCATAAACTACTTTTTCATCTATTTTGCCTTCTGCTTTAATAATATTTTCCCAGAGGGTTTGTGCTGCATCATCATTTTTGTCTTTTTTGTATTGCTTTGCCAGCACAAATTGAGCCAGCAGATTCTCTTCCTCATTGCCATCCATAATCGTTTTCAGACTTTCAACTGCCTGTGTGCTTTCTCCAAGAGAAGCGTACCATCTGCCTACCTCATATGTTTCTCTTGCTGACATAGACTCATCCTTTTGCAATAACTGAAAGCTTAAATGCGTATAGAGGGTAATAAGGGAAAGAATGTCGATTTCATTATGCTTTAAAATTCCAAGCATCCCTTCTGGGTTTTTTCTTTCCACAAAATCAAAGTAAATCATCGGCGCGAGAAATCCAGGGATATCATCTTGCCTTTCGACACCGAGTACATCCTGCTCCACAATGGATAGCTTCGCTCTTTCCAAACGGTGCTTCCACATTCTTCTAGCAGCATGATATAAATCAAAGTGGCCAAATTCCGGAAGCTTCGGCACATGCTCTCTTACAAATACATGTCTTGTCTTCACCTGCGGCCAATCAAAGGCTTTGCCATTATAAGTAACTAGTGTTGTATAATCAACATTTTCCAGAAAGCTTTTAAACAGCGGCACTTCAGAACCTGGATTTGGCAAAATATGCTGCTTAAGGACAATTTCATCCCCTTGCACTCTGGCATAACCGAGAATAAAGATGGTATTGCCAGTACCTCCCCCTAAACCAGTTGTTTCTGTATCAAAGAAGAACAAGTCTTCGGCCTGATGACCTTTTGCAGATAAGGGATGAGCATTATTTGTGTTATTCCATTCACTGACAGCTCCTAAAAAATCACGAAAGGCATAATTACCATGTTTATACTCAAGCGGATATCGAACCTCGCGAATAAGGCAGTAATTATCATCGACCCAATACGGCGCAACATTTTCATTAGTCCATACATCCATGAACGGTATTTCAGCTTGGCTTTTTGTTTCAGGGAGCCTTTTTTCACTGCTTGTTCCGCTAGTTAAATGTGGTTTTAAACGTTGCAATTTATTTTTTATAGACATGAGCAATCTCCTAATTTAAAAGCATAATGAAACATAAAAAAAGTAAACGGACAGATTAAAACAAATCGAGAATCCTGATGCTGTTTTCCTTTGCAGCAATCCCTTCTATTTCTGTTCCAATACAAGCCGGACAGCCGTCTTTGCAAGGGCATCTTTGAATTAAGTTTTTCGCTGCGGCCTTTACTTGGTCAAAACGCTTATAAACGTCTTCTGCAAGCCCGATTCCGCCAGGATAGTGATCATAAAGAAAAATGGTCGGCAATCCTGTATGATTTGCTTTTATTTG
This DNA window, taken from Niallia sp. Man26, encodes the following:
- a CDS encoding class I SAM-dependent RNA methyltransferase; this translates as MKKYSLVATAAMGLEAIVAKEVRDLGYECTVDNGKVHFKGDEKAIARSNMWLRTADRVKIVVGEFKATTFDELFEKTKALNWHDYLPVNAQFPVAGKSVKSKLFSVSDCQAIVKKAIVQSLSTHYKKTGWLEENGPLFKLEVSILKDVATLTIDTSGHGLHRRGYRTGQGEAPIKETLAAALIQLTNWTPDRPFVDPFCGSGTIPIEAALIGQNIAPGFNREFLSEEWDWMSAKLWDEVRMEAEDLANYDQPLDITGTDIDHKMVKIAEENAFEAGLGDLVQFKQMQVRDFTTPKENGVIVGNPPYGERLGDKPSVQRMYREMGQAFEPLETWSIYMLTSDEEFEEQYGKKATKKRKLFNGFIKTDYYQYWGRRKRD
- the gpsB gene encoding cell division regulator GpsB → MLSDKIKLTAKDILEKEFKTAMRGYKPEEVDQFLDLVIKDYETLHQEIEELQQENMRLKRQVDESSKRPQAPTTTAGTTNFDILKRLSNLEKHVFGSKLYD
- a CDS encoding DUF1273 domain-containing protein — translated: MKVAAISGYKPFEIGLFKKNDPAVEYIKKAIRKELEQLLEEGLEWVLISGQLGTELWAAEVVYDLQLNGHPELKLGVVTPFLNQEQSWKEENKEWYEEILMQADYVDSVSKKEYESPNQFRMKNVFLLQKSDALLLFYDTEKTGNPKYLYELAVQYKERNDYDIRLISFYDLQAIVEEEEFNKDFF
- a CDS encoding CotD family spore coat protein, translating into MHCKPNVLPAVVHPTKCCVNNTFQNNIVPHIHPSHTTTVNHVNYEHQHYFPHTQSVQNVVTNTQANMGPAPVPFPVPQQPAQPGGVPFTATGLAYPGAAPGGPGGFPGGQGGFPGGPGGFPGGFPRR
- a CDS encoding ribonuclease H-like domain-containing protein, translated to MSIKNKLQRLKPHLTSGTSSEKRLPETKSQAEIPFMDVWTNENVAPYWVDDNYCLIREVRYPLEYKHGNYAFRDFLGAVSEWNNTNNAHPLSAKGHQAEDLFFFDTETTGLGGGTGNTIFILGYARVQGDEIVLKQHILPNPGSEVPLFKSFLENVDYTTLVTYNGKAFDWPQVKTRHVFVREHVPKLPEFGHFDLYHAARRMWKHRLERAKLSIVEQDVLGVERQDDIPGFLAPMIYFDFVERKNPEGMLGILKHNEIDILSLITLYTHLSFQLLQKDESMSARETYEVGRWYASLGESTQAVESLKTIMDGNEEENLLAQFVLAKQYKKDKNDDAAQTLWENIIKAEGKIDEKVVYESYIEAAKLYEHKLKEYKKALEYTTRAHKLIEGTKIAENTRIMTDVYKRKNRLCKKMGILA